Proteins from a genomic interval of Nautilia sp. PV-1:
- the dnaK gene encoding molecular chaperone DnaK, protein MGKVIGIDLGTTNSAMAYYDGKDAKIIANKEGRNTTPSVVAFTDKGEVLVGEPAKRQAITNPERTIYSVKRIMGMMCNEPKAQEAKKHVQYKIVDKNGACAVEVDGKVYTPQEISAKILMKLKKDAEEFFGEEVTEAVITVPAYFNDSQRKATQEAGKIAGLNVLRIINEPTAAALAYGLDKKGEEKILVYDLGGGTFDVTVLEIGDGTFQVLSTDGNAFLGGDDFDNRIVDWLISEFKAETGIDLSQDKMALQRLKDAAEQAKKELSTKEETEINLPFITADASGPKHLVKKLTRAKFEAMIDDLLQETLKHIDTALNDAGLSKDEIDEIVMVGGSTRIPKVQELVSNYFNGKKLNKSVNPDEVVALGAAIQAGVLKGDVKDVLLLDVTPLSLGIETLGGVMTKIIEKGTTIPVKKSQVFSTAEDNQTAVTIHVLQGEAELAKDNKSLGQFNLEGIPPAPRGVPQIEVTFDIDANGVLNVSAKDKTSGKEQKITITGSSTLSEEEIERMVREAEEANRKEKARIEAIKARNELDAVAYQAEKFINDNKDKLGDVSALEAKIKEAKELIEQQSEDKAKIDSLKNEITAEMQKVAQNMQQNAGTQQNTQNDQNKGGDDDVIDAEVE, encoded by the coding sequence ATGGGAAAAGTAATAGGAATTGACTTAGGAACAACAAACTCAGCAATGGCATACTATGATGGTAAAGATGCGAAAATCATTGCTAATAAAGAAGGTAGAAACACTACTCCATCAGTTGTGGCGTTCACTGACAAAGGTGAAGTGTTAGTGGGTGAACCTGCAAAAAGACAGGCGATTACAAACCCTGAAAGAACAATCTATTCTGTAAAAAGAATTATGGGTATGATGTGCAACGAGCCTAAAGCTCAGGAAGCTAAAAAACACGTACAGTATAAAATCGTTGACAAAAACGGAGCATGTGCGGTAGAAGTAGACGGAAAAGTATACACTCCGCAAGAAATCAGTGCAAAAATCTTAATGAAACTTAAAAAAGACGCTGAAGAGTTCTTTGGTGAAGAAGTAACTGAAGCAGTAATTACAGTACCTGCATATTTCAACGACAGCCAAAGAAAAGCGACTCAGGAAGCCGGTAAAATTGCAGGACTTAACGTACTAAGAATTATCAACGAACCGACAGCGGCGGCGCTTGCATACGGACTTGATAAAAAAGGTGAAGAAAAAATCCTAGTATACGACCTTGGTGGTGGTACATTCGACGTAACTGTGCTTGAAATCGGTGACGGTACATTCCAAGTACTTTCAACTGACGGTAACGCATTCCTTGGCGGGGACGACTTTGACAACAGAATCGTTGACTGGTTAATCAGTGAATTTAAAGCTGAAACAGGAATCGATTTAAGCCAAGACAAAATGGCGCTTCAAAGATTAAAAGATGCAGCAGAGCAGGCTAAAAAAGAATTATCAACAAAAGAAGAGACTGAAATTAACCTGCCGTTCATTACAGCTGACGCAAGCGGACCAAAACACCTTGTTAAAAAATTAACAAGAGCAAAATTTGAAGCAATGATTGACGATTTATTACAAGAAACATTAAAACATATTGATACTGCATTAAACGATGCGGGATTAAGCAAAGACGAAATCGATGAAATCGTAATGGTTGGTGGTTCAACAAGAATCCCTAAAGTACAAGAGCTTGTAAGCAATTACTTTAACGGTAAAAAACTAAATAAATCAGTTAACCCTGACGAAGTTGTAGCACTTGGTGCGGCAATTCAGGCAGGTGTATTGAAAGGTGACGTTAAAGATGTATTATTACTTGACGTAACACCGCTTAGCCTTGGTATTGAAACACTCGGTGGGGTTATGACTAAAATTATCGAAAAAGGTACAACTATACCTGTTAAGAAATCACAGGTGTTCAGTACTGCTGAAGATAACCAGACAGCGGTTACAATTCACGTATTACAAGGTGAAGCGGAACTTGCAAAAGACAACAAATCGCTTGGACAGTTCAACCTTGAAGGAATTCCGCCGGCACCAAGAGGAGTACCTCAAATCGAAGTTACATTCGACATCGACGCAAACGGTGTGCTTAATGTAAGCGCTAAAGACAAAACAAGCGGTAAAGAGCAAAAAATTACAATTACAGGAAGTTCAACTCTAAGCGAAGAAGAAATCGAAAGAATGGTTAGAGAAGCTGAAGAAGCTAACAGAAAAGAAAAAGCTAGAATCGAAGCTATTAAAGCAAGAAATGAGCTTGACGCTGTAGCATATCAGGCTGAGAAATTTATTAACGACAATAAAGACAAATTAGGCGACGTAAGTGCACTTGAAGCTAAAATCAAAGAAGCTAAAGAGCTTATTGAGCAGCAAAGTGAAGATAAAGCTAAAATTGACAGCCTTAAAAATGAAATTACAGCTGAAATGCAAAAAGTTGCACAAAATATGCAACAAAATGCCGGAACACAGCAAAACACTCAAAACGATCAAAACAAAGGCGGTGACGACGACGTTATCGACGCTGAAGTGGAATAA
- a CDS encoding CinA family protein produces MEVLFVGKEWKYKQALKNELFKHIDYNSVKYIDTFDIEFKPSQETLIVANKKTYPLVARILANLTNQQLVVKDDFLIPEHAKYTKNSFLIDYFYPINVILLEDKVPEIFIITPEYESINIFKFDKDTAIMFLDPIFNAHKLNYTVIENEGGFVEIITETLEDIVKKEILNVLPSVVFGNIFEHIINNLPPKKITFAESCTGGLIASHLTKISGSSNCFDGSVVTYANRIKHEWLGVEELTLEKYGAVSEQTVKEMLLGAIEISKADYALAVSGIAGPTGGTPAKPVGTVFIGVADHKQLKVEEFHFKGERNYVQYQAMMNAIRMFINFSGLYSKIP; encoded by the coding sequence ATGGAAGTTTTATTTGTCGGAAAAGAATGGAAATACAAACAGGCTCTTAAAAATGAACTGTTTAAACACATAGATTACAATTCGGTAAAATACATCGATACATTTGATATAGAGTTTAAACCATCCCAGGAAACGCTGATTGTTGCTAATAAAAAAACATACCCTCTCGTTGCAAGAATACTCGCAAACCTTACAAACCAGCAGTTAGTGGTTAAAGACGATTTTTTAATTCCCGAACACGCCAAATACACCAAAAACAGCTTTTTAATTGATTATTTTTATCCTATAAACGTAATACTGCTTGAAGACAAAGTTCCGGAAATTTTTATCATCACCCCGGAATATGAAAGCATTAACATATTCAAATTCGACAAAGACACGGCTATAATGTTTCTGGATCCTATTTTCAACGCTCACAAACTAAACTATACTGTTATTGAAAACGAAGGCGGTTTTGTAGAAATCATAACCGAAACATTGGAAGATATTGTAAAAAAAGAGATATTAAACGTTCTTCCGAGTGTTGTTTTTGGAAATATTTTCGAACACATAATAAACAACCTGCCGCCTAAAAAAATCACCTTTGCCGAAAGCTGCACGGGTGGACTGATTGCAAGCCATCTTACTAAAATATCAGGATCAAGCAACTGCTTTGACGGAAGCGTCGTAACATACGCCAACAGAATCAAACACGAATGGCTGGGAGTCGAAGAATTGACACTTGAAAAATACGGAGCGGTAAGTGAGCAGACTGTAAAAGAGATGCTCCTTGGAGCCATAGAAATCAGCAAAGCAGACTACGCACTTGCTGTCAGCGGCATAGCGGGACCTACAGGAGGAACTCCGGCAAAACCGGTAGGAACGGTATTTATAGGTGTGGCGGATCATAAACAGTTAAAAGTCGAAGAGTTTCATTTTAAGGGTGAGAGAAACTACGTACAGTACCAGGCAATGATGAACGCAATCAGAATGTTTATCAATTTCAGCGGTTTATATAGTAAAATTCCATAA
- the grpE gene encoding nucleotide exchange factor GrpE codes for MSKKKHHDKHHEKHEEKETQVDVEALQKQNEELQAKLDEALRAYAKCENDKKLLQKEADSAIEYAYEKFAKDLLPVVDSLELAIAHSGDIEDKAEAFDKLLEGVELTLKKLLDTFKNHGIEQVEHDEFNPEFHQAIQQVQSEEHEDGQIVDIYQKGYTLKGRVIRPSMVTINKK; via the coding sequence ATGAGCAAAAAAAAGCACCATGATAAACATCATGAAAAACACGAAGAAAAAGAGACTCAGGTTGATGTAGAAGCTCTGCAAAAACAAAATGAAGAGCTTCAGGCTAAACTTGACGAAGCCTTAAGGGCTTACGCAAAATGCGAAAACGACAAAAAACTTCTTCAAAAAGAAGCTGACAGCGCAATAGAATACGCATATGAAAAATTTGCAAAAGATCTGTTGCCGGTGGTTGATTCACTTGAGCTTGCAATAGCGCATTCAGGTGATATTGAAGATAAAGCCGAGGCGTTTGACAAACTTCTTGAAGGAGTTGAACTGACTCTTAAAAAACTGCTTGATACTTTCAAAAACCACGGTATCGAGCAGGTTGAACATGATGAGTTTAATCCTGAGTTTCATCAGGCAATTCAACAGGTTCAAAGCGAAGAACATGAAGACGGTCAGATAGTTGATATCTATCAAAAAGGATATACTCTAAAAGGCAGAGTAATAAGACCGTCAATGGTAACAATAAATAAAAAATAA
- a CDS encoding bifunctional 3,4-dihydroxy-2-butanone 4-phosphate synthase/GTP cyclohydrolase II, with protein MPNPIERVKKAIEEIQKGNIIIMIDDEDRENEGDLVYAGVFSTPEKVNFLAKEGRGLICVSITNEIANSLELKPMVDSNKESFSTAFTISVDAKECTTGISAFERDLTIKKLSSPTSRPDDFVKPGHIFPLIAKEGGVLVRTGHTEGSVDICKLAGVYPSAVICEIMNEDGTMARRKDLADFAKKHNLAVVYISDIVEYRLQFETLITKEKEQTLEIDSVKFKKIIFKDHLGHEHYVLANNPKNTTNVKFYKVTKNVDFLLNSDILKEYEKVLEYIKYNGGVIIFIDSNSKEADKEYGIGAQILKALGIENLNLFSRHKNEFKALKGFGININKYLEV; from the coding sequence ATGCCAAATCCTATTGAGAGAGTAAAAAAAGCAATTGAAGAAATTCAAAAAGGCAATATTATTATTATGATAGACGACGAAGACAGGGAAAACGAAGGAGATTTAGTATATGCGGGTGTATTTTCTACTCCTGAAAAAGTAAATTTCCTGGCTAAAGAAGGACGAGGGCTTATATGTGTCAGCATTACGAACGAAATTGCAAATTCGCTTGAACTTAAACCTATGGTGGATTCCAATAAGGAGAGTTTTTCCACGGCGTTTACAATCAGTGTGGACGCTAAAGAATGTACAACCGGAATCAGTGCGTTTGAAAGAGATCTTACCATTAAAAAACTTTCATCCCCTACAAGCAGACCGGATGATTTCGTAAAACCGGGACACATCTTTCCACTTATTGCAAAAGAAGGGGGAGTGCTTGTCAGAACCGGTCACACCGAAGGAAGCGTGGATATATGTAAACTCGCAGGAGTATATCCGAGTGCAGTGATATGCGAAATAATGAATGAAGACGGCACAATGGCAAGAAGAAAAGACCTCGCCGATTTTGCTAAAAAACACAACCTTGCAGTCGTATATATTTCAGACATAGTAGAATACAGACTCCAGTTTGAAACACTTATAACAAAAGAAAAAGAACAAACCCTTGAAATAGACAGCGTGAAATTTAAAAAAATTATTTTTAAAGACCATTTGGGTCACGAACACTACGTACTCGCAAACAACCCTAAAAACACTACAAACGTTAAGTTTTACAAAGTAACCAAAAACGTGGATTTCCTGCTTAACAGCGATATTTTGAAAGAATACGAAAAAGTACTTGAATACATTAAATATAACGGCGGGGTGATTATATTCATAGATTCAAACTCAAAAGAAGCGGATAAAGAATACGGAATAGGAGCACAGATTCTAAAGGCACTCGGAATAGAAAACCTTAATCTTTTCAGCAGACACAAAAACGAATTTAAAGCCCTTAAGGGATTCGGAATAAACATAAACAAATATCTGGAGGTTTAA
- a CDS encoding DUF2914 domain-containing protein, whose product MKKFLFAILFAVSLFGYNIKEFVTCKDVQDLTPINKTDTFTTKDKKVFAFAYFTDIKKNSLIDFVWEKKVDGKWKLYADIQLPIFAGVRWRTYSNITIRPFFKGEWRVSLVDGNTTIDTKEFKIIEDANSSN is encoded by the coding sequence ATGAAAAAATTTCTTTTTGCAATATTATTTGCCGTATCTTTATTCGGATATAACATAAAAGAATTCGTAACATGTAAAGACGTACAAGACCTCACTCCAATAAACAAAACTGACACATTTACAACAAAGGATAAAAAGGTTTTCGCATTTGCTTATTTTACGGATATTAAGAAAAATTCTCTTATTGATTTTGTATGGGAAAAAAAAGTAGACGGAAAATGGAAATTATATGCAGATATTCAACTGCCTATTTTTGCGGGAGTAAGATGGAGAACATATTCAAACATAACAATAAGACCTTTTTTCAAAGGAGAGTGGAGAGTCAGTCTTGTTGACGGCAATACTACTATTGATACAAAAGAGTTTAAAATCATAGAAGACGCAAACTCTTCTAATTGA
- the hemH gene encoding ferrochelatase has product MKAIILLNMGGARSPEELKEFLYNMFKDKRIISSPIRHILAPLISNLRYKKVWENYESIGGSRIYELTGKLCENMKKHTDTAVIYAMRYTKPHLKDVIGKYDEVTLIPLYPHYSFTTYESSLDELKETNYSGKVNIVKPFFEDERFNEIIIENILNSVKNPDEWHLIFSAHGLPKKMIERGDKYQSHIEKHVNLLKEKLLNFKSVNLAYQSRFGFAEWLKPYLHEELEKYKNEKVLIYPISFMIDNSETDLELKVEYKHLADEIGIKEYKVVECPNESEKVAKFLVELANESITSEG; this is encoded by the coding sequence ATGAAAGCAATAATATTACTCAATATGGGAGGGGCAAGAAGCCCTGAGGAGCTTAAAGAGTTTTTATACAATATGTTTAAAGACAAAAGAATAATATCTTCTCCGATAAGACATATATTGGCTCCTCTTATTTCTAACCTCAGATACAAAAAAGTATGGGAAAACTATGAAAGCATAGGAGGAAGCAGAATATATGAACTGACAGGGAAACTGTGTGAAAATATGAAAAAACACACCGATACCGCCGTAATTTACGCAATGCGCTATACAAAACCCCATCTTAAAGACGTTATCGGCAAATACGATGAAGTCACTCTTATTCCGCTTTATCCGCACTACTCTTTTACAACATACGAAAGCTCATTAGATGAACTGAAAGAAACAAACTATTCAGGCAAAGTAAATATAGTAAAACCGTTTTTTGAAGATGAAAGGTTTAATGAAATCATAATTGAGAATATACTAAATTCCGTCAAAAATCCTGATGAATGGCACCTGATATTCTCCGCCCACGGTCTTCCGAAAAAGATGATTGAAAGAGGAGACAAATACCAGTCTCACATAGAAAAACATGTAAATCTTTTAAAAGAAAAACTTCTAAATTTCAAATCAGTAAACCTCGCATACCAGTCAAGATTCGGATTTGCCGAGTGGCTCAAACCCTATCTTCACGAAGAACTTGAAAAATACAAAAACGAAAAAGTTTTAATCTACCCTATTTCATTTATGATCGACAACAGTGAAACGGATCTGGAACTGAAAGTGGAATATAAACATCTGGCCGATGAAATCGGAATAAAAGAGTATAAAGTCGTAGAATGCCCGAATGAAAGTGAAAAAGTGGCAAAATTTTTAGTGGAGCTTGCAAATGAAAGCATTACTTCAGAGGGTTAA
- the dtd gene encoding D-aminoacyl-tRNA deacylase: MKALLQRVKHSSVSVEGKLINEINEGLNVLIGFEKDDNDEKLKKMAKKIASLRIFGERFEKSVTDIKGEILLIPNFTIPAITKKGTRPNFQNSMPPTQAKEFYDKMVKELNCIVPTKPGIFGAMMKVEIINDGPVTIILEV; encoded by the coding sequence ATGAAAGCATTACTTCAGAGGGTTAAACACTCGAGCGTAAGCGTTGAAGGGAAACTTATAAATGAAATAAATGAAGGCTTAAACGTTCTTATAGGTTTTGAAAAAGACGACAATGATGAAAAACTTAAAAAAATGGCTAAAAAAATCGCCTCTTTAAGAATATTCGGTGAGAGGTTTGAAAAAAGCGTAACGGATATAAAAGGAGAAATCCTTTTAATCCCGAACTTCACCATACCGGCCATTACAAAAAAAGGCACAAGACCTAATTTTCAAAATTCAATGCCTCCCACACAGGCAAAAGAATTTTATGATAAAATGGTAAAAGAATTAAATTGCATAGTCCCAACAAAACCTGGTATATTCGGTGCTATGATGAAAGTCGAAATTATTAATGACGGACCTGTGACAATCATTTTGGAGGTATAA
- the ileS gene encoding isoleucine--tRNA ligase, with translation MDYKDTLLLPKTTFPMRGNLPQNEPKKYKKWFSEHVYERMKQNRVGNDKFNLHDGPPYANGHIHIGHALNKILKDMIVKYYYFQGFDVRYTPGWDCHGLPIEQQVEKKIGREKKESLPKSKIRELCRQHAAKFIEIQKEEFQNLGVIGDWDNPYKTMDFEFEANIYKALAEIAKKGLLVERSKPVFWCMHDKTALAEAEVEYEDKEDYSIYVAFPLSNEAKSKLGIDNASIVIWTTTPWTLPANMGIALNPEERYVLSEDGKIVAKELYENLKEAEVVSGEIVKEFDASELENLKAINPLNGRESVIILGEHVTMDGGTGCVHTAPGHGEEDYRVWLKYGFSEIIQPVDDEGKYSNLIVTEKLLPEEFKGMHIFEANPKILDLLGDNLVKVSKFTHSYPHCWRCHNPVIFRATKQFFIAMDKETNGDTLRNRALNEIEKVEFTPKTGKNRLHTMVANRPDWCISRQRDWGVPIAFFRNKDTGELIIDDEIIENVYEIFKVKGADAWYDLSIEELLPESKKDLASKLEKVNDILDVWFDSGSTWFAVLKNGPYDAGEYPANMYLEGSDQHRGWFQSSLLVSTSIEEKAPYKSILTHGFTVDEKGEKMSKSKGNVVAPQEVSKKFGTEILRLWVATSDYSGDIKISDGILKQVAEQYRKIRNTIRFLLANVNDLEEIKLTNPSMIDRWILARSKEVFDEVVALFGKYDFSKAFNILNNFIVTELSAIYMDVCKDRLYCEPLNSEKRRNSQSTMAVIVKELISLLAPVLTYTMDEAVEHAPKVIKEDAKDVFDFVYTPLTAVENPIDEEILEIRRRFFEIVDRLKKEKVIKDTLELAIETNYDKLLVDEMADFFVVSLISDNIEGETLEEFHIGDEQFVVKIKRSPLHKCPRCWRFLAQEEGALCERCEKAING, from the coding sequence ATGGATTACAAAGACACTCTTCTTTTGCCTAAAACCACCTTTCCGATGCGTGGTAATCTTCCTCAAAACGAGCCTAAAAAATACAAAAAATGGTTCAGCGAACACGTATATGAAAGAATGAAACAAAACAGGGTCGGAAACGACAAATTTAACCTCCACGACGGACCTCCGTATGCAAACGGACATATTCACATAGGACACGCACTTAATAAGATTTTAAAAGATATGATTGTTAAATATTACTATTTTCAGGGATTTGACGTAAGATACACTCCGGGATGGGACTGTCACGGACTGCCTATTGAACAGCAGGTTGAGAAAAAAATAGGACGTGAAAAAAAAGAAAGTCTTCCTAAAAGCAAAATCAGAGAGTTATGCAGACAGCATGCAGCTAAATTTATAGAAATACAAAAAGAAGAGTTTCAAAACCTGGGAGTTATCGGAGATTGGGATAATCCGTATAAAACAATGGATTTTGAATTTGAAGCTAATATTTATAAAGCACTTGCCGAGATCGCTAAAAAGGGTCTTTTGGTAGAGAGAAGCAAGCCGGTATTTTGGTGTATGCACGATAAAACGGCATTAGCAGAAGCAGAAGTAGAATATGAAGATAAAGAAGACTATTCAATTTACGTTGCGTTTCCTTTAAGCAATGAAGCTAAAAGCAAACTCGGAATCGATAACGCAAGTATTGTTATCTGGACGACAACTCCTTGGACGCTACCTGCTAATATGGGAATTGCCCTAAATCCCGAAGAGAGATATGTATTAAGTGAAGACGGAAAAATCGTAGCAAAAGAACTGTATGAAAACTTAAAAGAAGCTGAGGTTGTAAGCGGCGAAATAGTTAAAGAATTTGACGCAAGCGAGCTTGAAAACCTAAAAGCAATCAACCCTCTAAACGGAAGAGAGTCTGTAATAATACTCGGCGAACACGTTACAATGGACGGAGGAACGGGGTGTGTTCATACGGCTCCGGGACACGGTGAGGAAGACTACAGAGTATGGCTAAAATACGGATTTAGTGAAATAATTCAGCCCGTGGACGATGAAGGTAAATACTCAAACTTAATCGTAACTGAAAAGCTGTTGCCTGAAGAATTTAAAGGAATGCATATATTTGAAGCTAATCCTAAAATTTTAGATCTTTTAGGTGATAACCTTGTTAAAGTATCTAAATTTACGCACAGCTATCCGCACTGCTGGAGATGCCATAACCCTGTTATTTTCAGGGCTACTAAACAGTTTTTTATCGCAATGGATAAAGAAACAAACGGGGATACGTTAAGAAACAGAGCGCTTAATGAAATAGAAAAAGTGGAATTTACTCCAAAAACAGGTAAAAACAGGCTTCATACAATGGTCGCAAACAGACCTGACTGGTGTATAAGCCGCCAGAGAGACTGGGGTGTTCCTATTGCGTTTTTCAGAAACAAAGATACGGGCGAGCTTATTATCGATGATGAAATAATCGAAAACGTTTATGAAATATTTAAGGTAAAAGGCGCGGATGCGTGGTATGATTTAAGCATTGAAGAGCTGCTGCCTGAAAGCAAAAAAGATTTGGCTTCTAAATTAGAAAAAGTTAACGATATTTTAGACGTATGGTTTGACAGCGGGTCAACATGGTTTGCCGTACTTAAAAACGGACCTTACGACGCCGGGGAATATCCTGCGAATATGTATCTTGAGGGAAGCGACCAGCACAGAGGATGGTTCCAAAGCTCACTTCTTGTATCAACTTCTATTGAGGAAAAAGCTCCTTATAAATCAATCCTTACTCACGGATTCACCGTAGACGAGAAGGGTGAAAAAATGAGTAAGTCTAAAGGAAACGTTGTAGCCCCTCAGGAAGTTTCTAAAAAATTCGGAACCGAAATCTTGAGATTATGGGTTGCTACGAGTGATTACAGCGGGGATATCAAAATCAGTGACGGTATCTTAAAACAGGTTGCGGAGCAGTACAGAAAAATAAGAAACACTATCAGATTCCTGCTTGCAAACGTAAACGATTTAGAAGAGATCAAGCTGACAAATCCTTCAATGATCGACAGATGGATTCTGGCAAGAAGCAAAGAAGTGTTTGACGAAGTGGTGGCACTTTTCGGAAAATACGACTTTTCTAAAGCGTTTAATATTTTAAACAACTTTATCGTAACCGAGCTTAGTGCGATTTATATGGACGTTTGTAAAGACAGACTCTATTGTGAACCTTTGAATTCTGAAAAAAGAAGAAATTCTCAAAGCACAATGGCTGTGATTGTGAAAGAGCTTATTTCACTGCTTGCACCGGTACTTACATATACAATGGATGAAGCGGTTGAACACGCTCCAAAAGTTATAAAAGAAGACGCAAAAGACGTGTTTGATTTCGTATATACGCCGCTTACCGCCGTGGAAAATCCTATTGATGAAGAGATTTTGGAAATTAGAAGAAGATTTTTTGAAATTGTAGACAGACTTAAAAAAGAAAAAGTTATAAAAGATACACTTGAACTTGCGATTGAGACAAATTATGATAAATTACTGGTTGACGAAATGGCCGACTTTTTTGTCGTAAGTTTAATAAGCGATAATATTGAAGGCGAAACACTTGAGGAGTTCCATATCGGGGATGAGCAGTTTGTTGTTAAAATCAAACGTTCACCTCTTCATAAATGTCCTAGATGCTGGAGATTTTTAGCCCAGGAAGAAGGCGCTTTATGCGAAAGATGCGAAAAGGCTATTAATGGATAA
- a CDS encoding glutamyl-tRNA amidotransferase, translated as MDKPVSSWFIFLNIIIIIGVSYAVYRWLKSIKGDF; from the coding sequence ATGGATAAACCGGTTTCTTCTTGGTTTATTTTTTTAAATATTATAATTATAATAGGCGTTAGTTACGCAGTGTACAGATGGCTTAAAAGTATAAAAGGAGATTTTTAA
- the ppk2 gene encoding polyphosphate kinase 2 → MKKIDLPEYQLPKDKVFKKNGKMKDKFYEKELLKLQIELVKLQTWLKLHNKRLLVVFEGVDTAGKDGTIKRILEYLNPRFARSVALDKPSDKEKTQWYFQRYVPHFPAGGEMVFFNRSWYNRAGVEIVMGFCTHEEYLKFIRQAPRFEEMIVDDGIKFFKYYLDITKEEQYKRLKKRETDPLKKWKLSTLDWKSYEHYDDYQKYKEDMFAATSTPYAPWVIVDANDKKRARINVIRDLLSQFDYDEKEYFYPADPEIVKVVSHIE, encoded by the coding sequence ATGAAAAAAATAGATTTGCCCGAATACCAGCTTCCAAAAGACAAAGTATTTAAAAAAAACGGAAAAATGAAAGACAAATTTTATGAAAAAGAGCTTTTAAAGCTTCAAATTGAACTGGTAAAACTGCAGACGTGGCTGAAACTGCACAATAAAAGATTGTTGGTTGTTTTTGAAGGAGTTGATACCGCGGGAAAAGACGGTACCATTAAAAGAATTCTTGAATATCTAAATCCGCGTTTTGCTAGAAGTGTAGCGCTTGATAAACCGAGTGATAAAGAAAAAACCCAGTGGTATTTTCAAAGATACGTGCCTCACTTTCCGGCCGGAGGGGAGATGGTGTTTTTTAACAGAAGCTGGTACAACCGTGCAGGGGTAGAAATAGTTATGGGATTTTGTACGCATGAGGAGTATCTTAAATTTATAAGGCAAGCTCCGAGATTTGAAGAGATGATAGTGGATGACGGAATTAAGTTTTTTAAATATTATCTTGATATTACGAAAGAAGAACAGTATAAAAGACTGAAAAAAAGAGAAACCGATCCGCTAAAAAAATGGAAGCTTTCAACGCTTGACTGGAAAAGCTATGAACATTATGACGATTATCAAAAATATAAAGAAGATATGTTTGCAGCTACGTCCACGCCTTACGCTCCGTGGGTGATTGTTGACGCAAACGACAAGAAAAGAGCAAGAATAAATGTAATAAGGGATCTTCTTTCCCAGTTTGACTATGATGAAAAAGAATATTTTTATCCGGCCGATCCGGAGATCGTAAAAGTTGTTTCACACATTGAGTAG